The DNA window ACCAACCCCGAAAATATTGAAACTCAGGTACTGGATGTTACAAAAGAGGATGCTCCTGAGAAGTTATTGTTACTGATAAATAAATTGGGAGGAATGGATCTATTTCTGCTTAGTTCGGGAATTGGATTTCAAAACAAAACATTAAAAGCTGATATTGAAATAAATACGGCCCGGACTAATGTAGGAGGTTTTATTCGTCTGGTTACAACTGCTTTTCACTATTTCAAGGAAAAAGGAGGCGGACATCTGGCAGTAATCAGTTCAATTGCAGGCACAAAAGGACTGGGCGTTGCTCCGGCTTATTCGGCTACAAAGCGTTTTCAGAATACATATATCGATTCATTGGCGCAGCTATCTCGCATGGAGAAGTTAAAAATTCACTTTACGGATATCCGACCGGGATTTGTGCAGACAGATTTATTGAAAGATGGAAATTATCCGTTGCTAATGAAGCCGGAGCGGGTAGCAGAACAGATTATTAATGCTCTAAGCCGTAAAAAACGCGTTATTATTATTGATAAGAAATATGCATTTATAGTATTTTTCTGGAAATTAATTCCTGATTGGCTATGGGAAAGACTTCCGGTACGAAGCAAATAGCAGTATTCATTTTACTTTGGGATTCAATTATATTTAGCAGAATCCCAAAGTAAAAACAGGCTATAAAATCAGTGCAAATATTTCTGTGAGAGTCTCTCTATTAAAGCATAAAATTCTTCATGCTTCTCGCTATCCATCACTTTGCCCTCATGTTCTTTAAACCTCATAAGCAATTCATTTTGCACACTTTCCGGCATCGCACGATCACCCATCATGAATAAAATATTGTTTTCTTTTTCAATATGATTTCTCATTAAAGCAACATAAGCAAAAGCAGCATCTGCAAAAACCTGCAAATCAGAATTCTGTCCGGAAACATTTTCTTTCATCTCACGGATATATTTTCTTCCTT is part of the uncultured Bacteroides sp. genome and encodes:
- a CDS encoding hemerythrin domain-containing protein, with protein sequence MINASEELRREHELIKTALNLLEKIASGIVQKVNPDVKDLTELINFVIVFADKCHHGKEEDLYFPSLEEAGIPNHGGPIGVMLAEHDQGRKYIREMKENVSGQNSDLQVFADAAFAYVALMRNHIEKENNILFMMGDRAMPESVQNELLMRFKEHEGKVMDSEKHEEFYALIERLSQKYLH
- a CDS encoding SDR family NAD(P)-dependent oxidoreductase, translating into MKRIIIIGATSGIGYEVAKGYLKQGWKVGVAGRRESALEKFRATNPENIETQVLDVTKEDAPEKLLLLINKLGGMDLFLLSSGIGFQNKTLKADIEINTARTNVGGFIRLVTTAFHYFKEKGGGHLAVISSIAGTKGLGVAPAYSATKRFQNTYIDSLAQLSRMEKLKIHFTDIRPGFVQTDLLKDGNYPLLMKPERVAEQIINALSRKKRVIIIDKKYAFIVFFWKLIPDWLWERLPVRSK